The following proteins are co-located in the Camelus bactrianus isolate YW-2024 breed Bactrian camel chromosome 30, ASM4877302v1, whole genome shotgun sequence genome:
- the C30H18orf63 gene encoding uncharacterized protein C18orf63 homolog isoform X2 — protein MNDSRQQSLFFITLPDLSKLCAVRIIMSNEVVDTEIRSTQLKICRQLLFLYQDIFTSPVPGIFTQIWVVMAIPFYKAGKLNAYIEKYGAKMEAPQRVIPLILQSCLSYSLTARLAPTWNKMGHLLVQVLDINVTETQVCLSIEAYTIRLPPPQLREFDISRSIIKDFGTNKNAVIEGHSILSNWCYVLPSMKMGQIISILHTIPPDCPFHSYEDLQVHWDDLYGYKLPEDCGNIQIYCSIYFKMIGGKIFTYPLSCIRSQPIQFFPRVDMEGVLKSFLSELKSKLPHICGFPIKMTTKPCYYTQELTKVHLQENKVKPPNLTTKQKFRSSLAQPPSTRPALVQNLLPHFIAADHKVELSVSQPKSYLPSAWPLQPESVQSTKKSLSGKTAQVHLEVPKLSRVNTQVQDTNFSSQRNIAPKFIPVFKNQSLQMNRNILEPDNLKRKQHIVTESKLFSLKTSMTQYDKPNLHPAIQKRSHRSIQMNARNLNLKTDRSLQGTNTESCENATKNPPSGGKSSTLSLSESKPRSNSSVFQTSNNNLGVIKSAVDFQTNGNENLTSKYITQILGKSHVSLKVKKQPHIFESDTEMENPQLLQQQSVGQTEEVGVSDHRFTVSRTAHRSKRKLCPDSSKSSKKPHSSTVQCTQSSSSRNQIHNVDKSKPKKSLIIPKA, from the exons GCAATTGCTGTTTTTGTACCAAGATATCTTTACATCACCTGTACCTGGAATATTTACCCAAATTTGGGTGGTGATGGcg ATACCATTTTATAAAGCTGGAAAACTTAATGCCTACATTGAAAAATATGGAGCTAag atGGAGGCTCCACAACGAGTAATTCCTTTAATTCTTCAAAGCTGCCTGTCATATTCACTCACGGCTAGACTTGCTCCAACCTGGAATAAAATGGGCCATCTCTTGGTGCAAG tgttagACATCAATGTAACAGAAACTCAAGTTTGCCTAAGTATAGAAGCTTACACAATCAGACTGCCACCACCTCAG CTAAGAGAATTTGATATTTCTCGGAGTATTATAAAGGATTTTGGTACTAACAAGAATGCTGTTATTGAGGGACATTCGATTTTAAGCAACTGGTGCTACGTTTTACCAAG TATGAAAATGGGACAAATAATAAGTATTCTTCACACCATACCTCCTGACTGTCCTTTTCACTCATATGAAGATTTGCAGGTGCACTGGGACGACCTG TATGGCTATAAACTTCCAGAAGATTGTGGAAATATTCAAATATACTGCAGCATCTACTTCAAAATGATAGGAGGAAAGATCTTCAC ATATCCTCTCAGTTGCATCAGAAGTCAGCCCATACAGTTCTTTCCAAGGGTAGATATGGAAGGTGTgttaaaaagttttctttcagaattAAAATCTAAACTGCCCCATATATGTGGATTTCCCATAAAGATGACAACTAAACCATGCTACTACACACAAGAACTAACGAAAGTGCATCTACAG GAAAACAAAGTCAAGCCGCCCAACCTAACCACTAAACAAAAGTTCAGGTCCTCTCTGGCTCAGCCCCCTTCCACAAGACCCGCCCTGGTTCAAAATCTTCTACCACATTTCATAGCTGCAGACCACAAGGTGGAGCTTTCAGTCAGCCAGCCGAAGTCCTACCTGCCCTCAGCTTGGCCCCTCCAGCCAGAATCTGTTCAGAGCACAAAGAAGTCCCTGTCTGGCAAGACAGCACAAGTGCATCTGGAAGTACCAAAGCTCAGCAGAGTAAATACTCAAGTCCAAGACACAAATTTTAGCTCCCAGCGTAATATTGCCCCTAAATTCATACCAGTTTTCAAAAATCAGTCATTACAGATGAACAGAAATATCTTAGAACCTGACAACCTGAAAAGAAAACAGCATATTGTTACAGAATCTAAGTTGTTTTCACTTAAAACTAGCATGACCCAGTATGACAAACCAAATTTACATCCAGCTATTCAAAAAAGATCTCATCGCAGCATTCAAATGAATGCTAGAAATTTAAATCTGAAGACTGATAGATCTCTGCAAGGAACAAACACCGAGTCCTGTGAAAATGCGACAAAAAATCCCCCTTCTGGTGGAAAATCATCGACTCTGAGTTTAAGTGAAAGTAAACCACGATCTAATAGTTCAGTATTTCAGACATCAAATAACAATTTAGGTGTAATAAAAAGTGCTGTTGACTTCCAAAcgaatggaaatgaaaatttgACAAGCAAATATATAACACAAATTTTAGGGAAAAGCCATGTGTCactaaaagtgaaaaaacaaccacACATTTTTGAGTcagacacagaaatggaaaatccCCAACTGCTACAGCAACAATCAGTTGGTCAAACTGAAGAAGTTGGTGTCAGTGACCATCGGTTCACAGTGAGCAGAACAGCCCACAGGTCTAAACGGAAACTGTGTCCGGACTCTTCAAAGTCTTCGAAGAAGCCTCATTCCAGTACTGTCCAGTGTACACAATCCAGCTCTTCTAGGAACCag ATACATAACGTGGACAAATCAAAACCTAAGAAATCTCTCATCATTCCTAAAGCTTAA
- the C30H18orf63 gene encoding uncharacterized protein C18orf63 homolog isoform X1: MNDSRQQSLFFITLPDLSKLCAVRIIMSNEVVDTEIRSTQLKICRQLLFLYQDIFTSPVPGIFTQIWVVMAIPFYKAGKLNAYIEKYGAKMEAPQRVIPLILQSCLSYSLTARLAPTWNKMGHLLVQGREFLSQMGKQSAVVLDINVTETQVCLSIEAYTIRLPPPQLREFDISRSIIKDFGTNKNAVIEGHSILSNWCYVLPSMKMGQIISILHTIPPDCPFHSYEDLQVHWDDLYGYKLPEDCGNIQIYCSIYFKMIGGKIFTYPLSCIRSQPIQFFPRVDMEGVLKSFLSELKSKLPHICGFPIKMTTKPCYYTQELTKVHLQENKVKPPNLTTKQKFRSSLAQPPSTRPALVQNLLPHFIAADHKVELSVSQPKSYLPSAWPLQPESVQSTKKSLSGKTAQVHLEVPKLSRVNTQVQDTNFSSQRNIAPKFIPVFKNQSLQMNRNILEPDNLKRKQHIVTESKLFSLKTSMTQYDKPNLHPAIQKRSHRSIQMNARNLNLKTDRSLQGTNTESCENATKNPPSGGKSSTLSLSESKPRSNSSVFQTSNNNLGVIKSAVDFQTNGNENLTSKYITQILGKSHVSLKVKKQPHIFESDTEMENPQLLQQQSVGQTEEVGVSDHRFTVSRTAHRSKRKLCPDSSKSSKKPHSSTVQCTQSSSSRNQIHNVDKSKPKKSLIIPKA; this comes from the exons GCAATTGCTGTTTTTGTACCAAGATATCTTTACATCACCTGTACCTGGAATATTTACCCAAATTTGGGTGGTGATGGcg ATACCATTTTATAAAGCTGGAAAACTTAATGCCTACATTGAAAAATATGGAGCTAag atGGAGGCTCCACAACGAGTAATTCCTTTAATTCTTCAAAGCTGCCTGTCATATTCACTCACGGCTAGACTTGCTCCAACCTGGAATAAAATGGGCCATCTCTTGGTGCAAG GAAGAGAATTTCTTTCTCAGATGGGAAAGCAAAGTGCTGTTG tgttagACATCAATGTAACAGAAACTCAAGTTTGCCTAAGTATAGAAGCTTACACAATCAGACTGCCACCACCTCAG CTAAGAGAATTTGATATTTCTCGGAGTATTATAAAGGATTTTGGTACTAACAAGAATGCTGTTATTGAGGGACATTCGATTTTAAGCAACTGGTGCTACGTTTTACCAAG TATGAAAATGGGACAAATAATAAGTATTCTTCACACCATACCTCCTGACTGTCCTTTTCACTCATATGAAGATTTGCAGGTGCACTGGGACGACCTG TATGGCTATAAACTTCCAGAAGATTGTGGAAATATTCAAATATACTGCAGCATCTACTTCAAAATGATAGGAGGAAAGATCTTCAC ATATCCTCTCAGTTGCATCAGAAGTCAGCCCATACAGTTCTTTCCAAGGGTAGATATGGAAGGTGTgttaaaaagttttctttcagaattAAAATCTAAACTGCCCCATATATGTGGATTTCCCATAAAGATGACAACTAAACCATGCTACTACACACAAGAACTAACGAAAGTGCATCTACAG GAAAACAAAGTCAAGCCGCCCAACCTAACCACTAAACAAAAGTTCAGGTCCTCTCTGGCTCAGCCCCCTTCCACAAGACCCGCCCTGGTTCAAAATCTTCTACCACATTTCATAGCTGCAGACCACAAGGTGGAGCTTTCAGTCAGCCAGCCGAAGTCCTACCTGCCCTCAGCTTGGCCCCTCCAGCCAGAATCTGTTCAGAGCACAAAGAAGTCCCTGTCTGGCAAGACAGCACAAGTGCATCTGGAAGTACCAAAGCTCAGCAGAGTAAATACTCAAGTCCAAGACACAAATTTTAGCTCCCAGCGTAATATTGCCCCTAAATTCATACCAGTTTTCAAAAATCAGTCATTACAGATGAACAGAAATATCTTAGAACCTGACAACCTGAAAAGAAAACAGCATATTGTTACAGAATCTAAGTTGTTTTCACTTAAAACTAGCATGACCCAGTATGACAAACCAAATTTACATCCAGCTATTCAAAAAAGATCTCATCGCAGCATTCAAATGAATGCTAGAAATTTAAATCTGAAGACTGATAGATCTCTGCAAGGAACAAACACCGAGTCCTGTGAAAATGCGACAAAAAATCCCCCTTCTGGTGGAAAATCATCGACTCTGAGTTTAAGTGAAAGTAAACCACGATCTAATAGTTCAGTATTTCAGACATCAAATAACAATTTAGGTGTAATAAAAAGTGCTGTTGACTTCCAAAcgaatggaaatgaaaatttgACAAGCAAATATATAACACAAATTTTAGGGAAAAGCCATGTGTCactaaaagtgaaaaaacaaccacACATTTTTGAGTcagacacagaaatggaaaatccCCAACTGCTACAGCAACAATCAGTTGGTCAAACTGAAGAAGTTGGTGTCAGTGACCATCGGTTCACAGTGAGCAGAACAGCCCACAGGTCTAAACGGAAACTGTGTCCGGACTCTTCAAAGTCTTCGAAGAAGCCTCATTCCAGTACTGTCCAGTGTACACAATCCAGCTCTTCTAGGAACCag ATACATAACGTGGACAAATCAAAACCTAAGAAATCTCTCATCATTCCTAAAGCTTAA